DNA from Chrysemys picta bellii isolate R12L10 chromosome 13, ASM1138683v2, whole genome shotgun sequence:
cgcgatctgcggcggcaattcggcgggaggtccttcgctcccaggcggagtgagggaccgtccgccgaattgccgccgaatacctggacatgccgctgGGGTCTGGAGCCTGCGCCTCAGACGGGTCATTCTCTACCAGCTGAGCAATCAGCCGCTCCTTACTGAGCCTCCCCACgctcagccccctctccctgcacagacGTGCCTcccaggggtccagagcgaggggactcccacggcagagacagacgtgctcaggctcagagaggtgcgggtccaggaggtggaggggcctgaccccgagagagagtggacccccgagaagggctgtcgcactgacaggggcaccccccacggaccgcacggggccacgagtgggcacgatctgtgagtccgtgacatccatctagcccagtgtcctgtctgccaacagtggccagtgccccagagggaatgatcagaccagagaatcaccaagtgatccatcccctgtcgcccattcccggctcctggcaaacaggccagggacaccatcgcTGGCCTGTACATTAGCTGCGCTGCCATCCGGCCGTGCTCTGAGCCACTCCAAAGGAGGGGGGAATATCCTCCCGCTGAGCCCCGCCTGCACGAGGGCCGGCACCGCAGCTGCCACCACCGTTCCCCCCCCTCGCACTGCGCTCTGCCTCCACAGTGCACCTGTGAGCACGTTCCCTGAGCGGTGGCGTGTGAGAGCGAGAGGCCCCGCAGGCTCTGCCATGGGGCGGGGTCTGAGGCAGGGCGCGGGGATGGTGGCATCAGGGCTCCCCCGGGGGGGTCACACAGTCTCAGCCCGGCTCCCTgtgcttggaggaggaggaggccgcTGCACCCCGCCCAGCAGCAGCCTCCCTACGGCCCTCGGGGTGCTGAGCCCCCAGCGCCATCTCGGCCCGTCGGGCCGGGCACTCTGCTCTGGGGGCCCGTTCCCAGCtatggggggcaggggccaggaccCCCCGTACCTGTCACTGGCATCTGGCAGGTGTAGCCACACTCGTCCGGGCAGCACTTGGCACGGCTGGGGCAGTCGGCGTCGGTGCAGCAGGTGGAGCAGGAGTTGTTCCCCAGGCAGGCAGTACAGTTCTCCCCAtcaaacacgccccccaccggGGCCACCTTGTAGCAGAAGCCAGCCTTAGCTGCAAAGAGAGACGGGTCAGCGCGCGCTGACCGGGGGGCTGCAGAGAGCCACAACTCCACCCGGcacgggggcaggggctgagcacatgGGGGGATCCCCAGATGGGTCTCAGCTCTGGTTTGGCTAGGCAatgcccgcccctcccccggcacatcCACCGTCTGCCCCATGTCCTGCGCAGCCCATGGACAGGCAGCTCCCCCGAGAATCCAGCCCCCATCGCCACTGGGAGCTCGTCCCCGGGCTGAACGCCCCCAGGTGCCGCCACCTGTCCACTGGCACGGCAGGGCCCGTTCTCAGCACTCACCAGGCACCGCGGTCGACCTGTCTCCTCTGGACGCAGCTGGCAGCTCGGCCCACAGTGAGAGCAGGGCCACCAGGAGCACGATGCCAGCCGACTTCATGGTGCTGCGATACCGGGTCTCGGtcctccgggctgaggcagggcagATTTAAGCTGTCGGGCAAGCGGGGCTGGCGCAGCACAGGGAGGGGCTGGCTCCCAGGTGGCCTGTCTGGACTTGTCGGAGGCTGACTCCCAGCTCATTCCATTCCACTGTAAGTGGCCCCAGGGATCCGCCCCGCCCAGCCAAGCCTTGCGCGGTCACCTGGGGAGAGCAGGCAAAGGGGAGGAGCCGGCCAGTGGCACAGGTAAGCCAAGGCTCTTCCTGCGAACTGGGTCTTCATTGCGCTGAGCCTCATGGCTGGGCTGTATGTCACCAGTGGGGGAACGTGCCCCGCCCAGCGGCAGAGCACCCTGGTTATCTCCAGAGACCCCACGCACCGTGCCCCAGAGGACGGGCCCAGCAGAGCGGTCCGACCCCAGGTTGGGGGGCCAGCAGCCAAACAGCAACCGTCAGCAATGGTTTGGGCCCAAGCCTCTGCCTCACTAATAAAATGGCGACGCCCCCCcaagctgggcaggaggggccgGGGCTCCCCAGAACCACATGCCACTCCTTGAAAGGTGCAGGAGTTGATATTGACCAAGCCCTGACAGCTGGGTGCCTCGAGCTCTGGGGTGGCCAATCTGGGGCTCCGGCGCCGcatgcggctccttgtctaggcaccgactccggggctggagctacaggcgccaactttccaatgtgccgggggggaggggtcactgctgaacccctggccccagccccactccaccccgggtgggaggcgcagggggggagctgacggggggggctgctgacatgttACTGTgacactggtaaattctggctccttctcaggctcaggttggccacccctggcctagctCCTCACCTTGGGCACGCCACAGCGTGAGCAGCAAAGGGACACGCTGGGCACCGCaggaggctggagcctgggattcTACTTCAGCTCCAAGAAAATCCATGTAAAGCGACTGATTTGGCGCAGGGCTGATGTTTAGGTGTTCGGACCCCTGGGGAcggagggctgggggcaggcggTCCAACACTTTACTAGCAGAGCCCTAGCTCGATGGAAAGGGAACGACACTCAACGGCACTCGGTCAGGGAAGAGTCCCGGACAGAACACGGGCACCAGCTCCATCCAGAACCGAAACCACaacccagctccccccagcagTATCCCAGCCCCGTTTCCAGAGCCCGGCTCCAGGGACAGCAGCTCAGCAGGGCTCCTGGGATCTCCCACGTACAAGGAGCAGCCCGGGCGCCACCCTTCATTCCCACCCACGCGCTCATGTGCCGGCGTGGGAGGCTTTAATGTGCTTTGTGCGTTTCAgcttcctggctgcagggagggagagcaaAGGGGGTGAAGGACACGATCCAGGCCAGCAGCCTCCTCCCCTCTGGAGCCTGGGACTCAAATATTCCCGGGGGCTCAGTCCCATCCTCACACCCCGTATTTTCTTTTCACCTGAGCCCGGAGTAGGCCTCTGCTTCAGGGAGGTGGCATGGCCACCAGCCTCCCCCTGGACTCCAGTCCCTCTGGACCTGGAACAAGCACAGGTCCCCTGTGTCCATCTGCTTCCCCCAGGACCTGCCCAGCTGTGCATGGTTCCTCCCAGAGAGCAGCTGTCTCCCTGACGCCGTGGGAAGGGGTCCCACACCCCCCCAGAAATAAATAGCTCACAACTAACATGGGTGGGGCAGAACCTGGCACTGACTGAGGATAGTTTTAACTGGGTTTGTTCAAAGGTGCGGGCCCTGAGCATTGCAGCTCAACCAGCAGCACCGGTTGATGCATGAACAAAGCATTCAAACATTTCCCTGGACAGTCcccgggagagagagagagagagagagagagagagagtgtgtgtgtgtgtatgtgtgtgtgtacatgccgCAGGTGCCTGTGCCCATAGGTTGCCGGGTGCAATCTTCCTATTTGCACTCACAACTGCGGTGACTGTGTGTGCTGAGTAGGTGGGCAATTGCACACCCAAACTGATCGCAAACACAGGCTCCAAGAGTCACCCATGCCCAACTCCTGTGGGAGCCACTGAGTCAGGTGCAGATGGGCCTGGGGACGTCACACATggatgcaataataataattacaactGACACAAGGAAATGTTTAGTTGCACTCCACGtagctaacctgtggaactcgctgCCACAAGATAgcactgaggccaagagcttagtagGATTCAAAGAAGGCTGAAGTATTTCTGTGGTTAATGAAAATATCCAGGGTTACATTCAATAGGGTCAGGTACAAACCCTCATTTCAGGCCATAAGCCAGCCACTGGCTGCCAGGGGTTAGAAAGAACATTGCCTGGCTTGTTGCACCATAACAGCCCACTGCAGGGTTTCCACCACCTTCCTCTGATCAGCAGGGTCCAGCCACTCTGACACTACACTGGGCTAGCGGGTGGagtagaaagagagcctgagacataagcccttgtagcAAAGGCCTGctgtgaggcctgaggcctgggctaaagtacTGGTCaaagctttgctgatataaagcaaagtcaggctgtgaacgagaggcaggccctgctcccagaatctggcaagaacagggctgatactGCAGAAAcccacattcctaagaagtgccaGGCACCGAACACAcacgcaaacacattccagaagggtggtaccagaacactccGATACCAAGTATGGTACAAACATACTCCTGAAAGTAAcgagaacacactgacccctcctaaagagaaggtcaggatgacagtattaTGGATAGAGGTGTTTTGATTGAActaacatgtacaaggtaatgggtggtaACAACCCACATCAGGGGACAGTAACTAACCCTGTCAGAGGGGTATTGGTATATAAAATGGAGTATCAAAGGGAGTGTCTCTGTCCGGCCTAGGCGGGAATGGaaagcgccccccctccccccccccccgttcatgagctgcgtccattgtcatgggcatacatgtgcTAGTGTAACTAGACATTGATCTGGGGAGCTAGGACTTTGCTccatcgacaataaacctggccgggtgccttcgtaccttaacggatcttgtggtcgtTGGGCGGTTAaatcgaggtctgctgtgccagatacctgcacagagctgggacggcacacagagagaacacacacacacagccgaaCATCTAACTAGAGCGGGGCCTGGTCCATCTGGCAGTTCCTGTATTCCTAATTCCCCTATAAACTACCGTGAGGCAGCGCTCAGACGCGGCACTGGGGGTGTGGTGTAAATACCTAGTGAGGGAGAGCAATAGACCTGCTGTGTCACTAAGCTAGGCCCATCCCAGTGGGGCTCTTGTCTCTGGAATTCCTACATTTCAacgggggaaatggaggggaggaaAGTTCTGCTGGCTGCATGCTGGTGGGGAGCAGAAGATTCGATCTGGACTGGGTTGGACAAGTGCCATCCGTTGGAAAGATCTGCAGAGCTCACTTGTGGCGGGCGGCTTTTAAGTCCTGCATCATCCCAGACCTATGGCAAAGC
Protein-coding regions in this window:
- the LOC101939302 gene encoding eppin, whose protein sequence is MKSAGIVLLVALLSLWAELPAASRGDRSTAVPAKAGFCYKVAPVGGVFDGENCTACLGNNSCSTCCTDADCPSRAKCCPDECGYTCQMPVTDLCHLPSVCGYCKARFPRFFYNWSSQACEEFVYGGCGGNKNNFETKEECLQACRQPGTA